A section of the Rhizobium sp. BG4 genome encodes:
- a CDS encoding AraC family transcriptional regulator has product MTLHVGPFDEMTSIIARYARKDGDSETAIENLHVFKGSCPTRLQHMAYKPGFSLVLQGSKRLMVGSDVHVYGAGQYVLTSLDLPVASHVTQATADIPYLCFTLFIDSEKLSDLLSKTRIQRVPPSPDDARGLVVKTAPPELLDASARLLRLLDNPQDIPAMAPLIEQEISYRLLSGPDGPRLLDMTLAESQSHKVARAVAWLRTNFVQPLRIEDLADHVSMSASSLHHHFKAVTAMTPMQYQKQLRLHEARRLLLTEHVDVATAGYRVGYQSPSQFSREYSRLYGLPPLKDIEAMRGQMAAE; this is encoded by the coding sequence ATGACGTTACATGTTGGCCCCTTCGATGAAATGACATCGATTATTGCCCGTTACGCCAGGAAAGACGGGGATTCCGAGACGGCGATCGAGAACCTGCATGTCTTCAAGGGCAGCTGCCCGACGCGGCTGCAGCACATGGCCTACAAGCCGGGATTCTCGCTGGTGCTGCAGGGGAGTAAGCGGCTGATGGTCGGCTCCGACGTGCATGTCTACGGCGCCGGGCAATATGTGCTGACCTCGCTCGACCTGCCGGTCGCCTCGCATGTGACGCAGGCGACGGCCGATATTCCCTATCTCTGCTTCACGCTGTTCATCGACAGCGAAAAGCTCAGCGATCTCCTGTCGAAGACCAGGATCCAGCGCGTGCCGCCATCGCCTGACGATGCCCGCGGTCTGGTGGTCAAGACGGCGCCGCCGGAGCTGCTCGATGCCTCGGCCCGGCTTCTGCGCTTGCTTGATAATCCGCAGGACATTCCGGCGATGGCGCCGCTGATCGAGCAGGAGATATCCTATCGGCTGCTGAGCGGCCCCGATGGTCCGCGGCTGCTCGACATGACGCTTGCCGAAAGCCAGAGCCACAAGGTTGCCCGCGCCGTCGCCTGGCTGCGCACCAATTTCGTCCAGCCGCTGCGCATCGAGGACCTGGCCGACCATGTCAGCATGAGCGCGTCCTCGCTGCATCACCATTTCAAGGCGGTCACGGCAATGACGCCGATGCAGTATCAGAAGCAGTTGCGCTTGCATGAGGCGCGCCGGCTGTTGCTGACCGAGCATGTCGATGTCGCGACGGCGGGATACCGCGTCGGCTATCAGAGCCCGTCGCAATTCAGCCGCGAATATAGCCGTCTCTACGGTCTGCCGCCGCTGAAGGACATCGAGGCGATGCGCGGGCAGATGGCCGCCGAGTAG
- a CDS encoding TetR/AcrR family transcriptional regulator C-terminal domain-containing protein, with product MSAETLEPSEFSPRQNAVLEQALQLLVDGGEKALTTSGVARAANCSKESLYKWFGDRDGLLSAMIAYQASKVRTFERNGERLTSASLHDHVVIFARDLLEVLAGDVSLALNRLAIGQSHRDGSKLGKLLLERGRRQIDRRAMALIDAGKRAGLLRFHDADEAYHTLYGLVVSDLHVRMLLGEPGLKDTGRQAEKAVTAFLRLYGTEKVLAEMPALA from the coding sequence GTGTCTGCCGAAACCTTGGAGCCCAGCGAATTTTCGCCGCGTCAGAACGCCGTTCTGGAGCAGGCGTTGCAGCTTCTCGTCGATGGCGGAGAAAAAGCGCTGACGACCTCGGGTGTGGCGCGTGCCGCCAACTGCTCGAAGGAAAGCCTCTACAAGTGGTTTGGTGATCGCGACGGCCTGCTGTCGGCGATGATCGCCTATCAGGCCAGCAAGGTGCGCACCTTCGAGCGCAACGGCGAGCGCCTGACCTCGGCCAGCCTGCACGACCACGTCGTCATTTTTGCCCGCGATCTGCTGGAAGTCCTGGCCGGCGACGTGTCGCTGGCGCTGAACCGTCTGGCGATCGGCCAGTCCCATCGCGATGGCTCCAAGCTCGGCAAGCTGCTGCTCGAACGCGGCCGCCGCCAGATCGACCGCCGCGCCATGGCGCTGATCGATGCCGGCAAGCGGGCAGGGCTATTACGCTTTCATGATGCCGACGAGGCGTATCACACGCTTTATGGCCTTGTTGTCTCCGACCTGCATGTGCGCATGCTGCTCGGCGAACCGGGCCTCAAGGATACGGGCCGTCAGGCGGAGAAGGCGGTCACCGCTTTCCTGCGCCTTTACGGCACGGAGAAGGTTCTTGCGGAGATGCCGGCACTCGCCTGA
- the ilvC gene encoding ketol-acid reductoisomerase — translation MRVYYDRDADLNLIKSKKVAIIGYGSQGRAHALNLKDSGAQNVVIGLKAGSPTIKKAEADGFKVMTVAEAAGWADLMMMATPDELQADIYKADIAANIRDGAAIAFAHGLNIHFGLIEPKASVDIVMIAPKGPGHTVRGEYQKGGGVPCLVAVHQNASGNALELALSYACGVGGGRSGIIETNFREECETDLFGEQVVLCGGLVELIRAGFETLTEAGYAPEMAYFECLHEVKLIVDLIYEGGIANMNYSISNTAEWGEYVTGPRIITAETKAEMKRVLHDIQTGKFTSDWMQEYRAGGSRFKGIRRMNDSHQIEEVGAKLRGMMPWIGKNKLVDKSVN, via the coding sequence ATGCGCGTCTATTACGATCGTGATGCCGATCTCAACCTGATCAAGTCCAAGAAGGTCGCCATCATCGGCTACGGTTCGCAGGGCCGCGCCCACGCGCTGAACCTGAAGGACAGCGGTGCACAGAACGTCGTCATCGGCCTCAAGGCCGGTTCGCCGACGATCAAGAAGGCCGAAGCCGATGGCTTCAAGGTCATGACCGTTGCCGAAGCTGCCGGCTGGGCCGACCTGATGATGATGGCCACTCCGGACGAACTGCAGGCCGACATCTACAAGGCCGACATCGCCGCCAACATCCGTGACGGCGCCGCGATCGCTTTCGCCCACGGCCTCAACATCCACTTCGGTCTCATCGAGCCGAAGGCCTCGGTCGACATCGTCATGATTGCGCCGAAGGGCCCGGGCCACACGGTTCGCGGCGAATACCAGAAGGGCGGCGGCGTTCCCTGCCTCGTTGCCGTTCACCAGAACGCTTCGGGCAACGCTCTTGAACTCGCTCTCTCCTACGCCTGCGGCGTCGGCGGCGGCCGTTCGGGCATCATCGAAACCAACTTCCGCGAAGAGTGCGAAACCGACCTCTTCGGCGAACAGGTCGTTCTCTGCGGCGGTCTCGTCGAGCTCATCCGCGCTGGTTTCGAAACCCTGACCGAAGCCGGCTACGCTCCGGAGATGGCCTATTTCGAGTGCCTGCACGAAGTGAAGCTGATCGTCGACCTGATCTATGAAGGCGGCATCGCCAACATGAACTACTCGATCTCGAACACGGCAGAATGGGGCGAATACGTCACCGGCCCGCGCATCATCACCGCTGAAACCAAGGCTGAAATGAAGCGCGTCCTGCACGACATCCAGACCGGCAAGTTCACGTCCGACTGGATGCAGGAATACCGTGCCGGCGGCTCGCGCTTCAAGGGCATCCGCCGCATGAACGACAGCCACCAGATCGAAGAAGTCGGCGCCAAGCTTCGCGGCATGATGCCGTGGATCGGCAAGAACAAGCTGGTCGACAAGTCGGTCAACTAA
- a CDS encoding class I SAM-dependent methyltransferase produces MSNDETSAFYDGNAETYASRERRLPTKRLDAFLATLPAGGKILELGCGGGQDSAYMLGKGFDVAPTDGSAELAKQAEKLIGRPVTVMRFQDLQAIGEFDGVWAEASLLHVPRGELFDVFSRIQSALKPGAPLHASFKAGEAEGHDGFGRYYNYPSPDWLSQCLTAGGWRDIALSEADGGGYDGKPTRWLFLTARK; encoded by the coding sequence ATGTCCAACGACGAAACCTCAGCCTTCTACGACGGCAATGCCGAAACCTACGCCTCCCGCGAGCGCCGTCTGCCAACAAAGCGCCTCGACGCCTTCCTCGCCACACTCCCGGCAGGCGGAAAAATCCTCGAACTCGGCTGCGGCGGCGGGCAGGACAGCGCCTATATGCTGGGAAAGGGTTTCGACGTGGCGCCGACGGATGGATCGGCAGAGCTCGCCAAGCAGGCGGAAAAACTGATCGGCCGGCCGGTGACGGTCATGCGCTTTCAGGATCTGCAGGCCATCGGCGAATTCGACGGCGTCTGGGCCGAAGCAAGCCTGCTGCATGTTCCCCGCGGGGAACTTTTCGACGTTTTCTCCCGCATCCAAAGCGCGCTGAAACCGGGGGCTCCCCTGCATGCCAGCTTCAAGGCCGGAGAAGCCGAGGGACATGACGGCTTCGGCCGCTATTACAACTACCCCTCGCCCGACTGGCTATCACAGTGCCTGACCGCAGGCGGCTGGCGCGACATCGCGCTATCGGAAGCCGATGGCGGCGGCTACGACGGCAAGCCGACCCGCTGGCTCTTCCTCACCGCCCGGAAATGA
- a CDS encoding branched-chain amino acid aminotransferase: protein MTATSPSPEITIEFHKSPVSDADRVKALETPGFGKVFTDHMVLAKWTADKGWHDAKVTPRRPLELDPASAVLHYAQEIFEGMKAYKADDGRVLLFRPEENARRFAQSAARMAMPAVPEDLFLKAVEELVRVDKNWIPSGDASLYLRPFMFANEAFLGVRPAQEYIFCIIASPVGAYFKGGAKAVSLWVETEYTRAAAGGTGAAKCGGNYAASLVAQAEAAKKECDQVVFLDAAEHRWVEELGGMNVFFVMNDGTVVTPPLGGTILPGITRASVIVLAEEKGLRVEQRPYSFEEWQADAKSGKLVEAFACGTAAVLAGIGLVRHAGGEFLVGDGQTGKLTTELRQQLVGLQKGTTNDERGWTRLIPA, encoded by the coding sequence ATGACCGCGACGTCGCCCTCTCCTGAAATCACAATCGAATTCCACAAGTCTCCCGTCTCCGACGCCGACCGCGTCAAGGCGCTTGAGACCCCCGGCTTCGGCAAGGTCTTTACGGATCACATGGTCCTGGCGAAATGGACCGCCGACAAGGGCTGGCACGACGCAAAGGTGACGCCGCGCCGCCCGCTGGAACTCGACCCCGCCAGCGCCGTGCTGCACTACGCCCAGGAAATCTTCGAGGGCATGAAGGCCTACAAGGCTGATGACGGCCGCGTCCTTCTCTTCCGTCCGGAAGAAAACGCCCGCCGCTTCGCCCAGTCGGCAGCCCGCATGGCAATGCCCGCCGTGCCGGAAGATCTTTTCCTGAAGGCCGTCGAAGAGCTCGTCCGCGTCGACAAGAACTGGATCCCCTCGGGCGATGCCAGCCTCTACCTCCGCCCCTTCATGTTCGCCAACGAAGCCTTCCTCGGCGTTCGTCCGGCGCAGGAATACATCTTCTGCATCATCGCCTCGCCTGTCGGCGCTTACTTCAAGGGCGGCGCCAAAGCTGTGTCGCTCTGGGTCGAGACGGAATATACCCGCGCGGCCGCCGGCGGCACCGGTGCTGCAAAATGCGGCGGCAATTATGCAGCCAGCCTCGTGGCCCAGGCCGAAGCCGCCAAGAAGGAATGCGACCAGGTCGTCTTCCTCGATGCAGCCGAGCATCGCTGGGTCGAAGAACTCGGCGGCATGAACGTCTTCTTCGTGATGAACGACGGTACGGTCGTCACCCCGCCGCTCGGCGGCACGATCCTGCCGGGCATCACCCGCGCTTCGGTCATCGTGCTTGCCGAGGAAAAAGGTCTGCGCGTCGAACAGCGCCCCTATTCCTTCGAGGAATGGCAGGCTGACGCCAAGAGCGGCAAGCTCGTGGAAGCCTTCGCCTGCGGCACGGCCGCCGTTCTCGCCGGCATCGGCCTCGTGCGCCATGCAGGCGGCGAGTTCCTCGTCGGCGACGGCCAGACCGGCAAGCTGACCACCGAACTGCGCCAGCAGCTCGTCGGCCTGCAGAAGGGTACCACCAATGACGAGCGCGGCTGGACCCGCCTCATTCCGGCCTGA
- a CDS encoding GNAT family N-acetyltransferase — protein MSGIKVRMATLSDAEELARLMVELGYPTTSDRMTARLERLSGREDHAIFVADEDGAVAGMIGLSVSPTLYRDDLDGAIVALVVSSNFRGRGIAGLLVAHGERWLYDRGARLATVKPNSRREDAHRLYKRCGYEHTGLRFTKVLERLGG, from the coding sequence ATGAGCGGGATCAAGGTCAGGATGGCAACTCTGTCTGATGCCGAGGAGCTGGCGAGGCTGATGGTCGAACTGGGTTATCCGACAACCTCCGACAGAATGACCGCCAGACTTGAGCGGCTGAGCGGCCGTGAGGACCACGCTATATTTGTCGCCGATGAAGACGGTGCGGTTGCCGGAATGATTGGCTTGTCCGTCTCTCCGACGCTCTACCGAGACGATCTTGATGGTGCCATCGTCGCGCTGGTCGTTTCCTCGAACTTCAGGGGAAGAGGCATTGCCGGATTGTTGGTCGCTCATGGCGAACGCTGGCTCTATGACCGCGGCGCCCGCCTCGCGACGGTGAAACCCAACTCCCGCCGAGAAGACGCGCACCGCCTCTACAAGCGTTGCGGGTATGAACATACCGGGTTGAGATTTACGAAGGTTCTTGAAAGGCTCGGCGGATAG
- a CDS encoding aldo/keto reductase codes for MEYRLLGRSGLKISTVTMGTMTFGGVGWAKATGSQDVAEASRLVDLCLDAGVNLIDTADVYSAGASEEIIGEVLGGKRKNGVMLATKARFRMGDGPNDVGSSRQHLIEACEASLRRMKTDVIDLYQLHEWDGQTPVEETMEALDTLVRQGKVRYIGCSNFSGWHIMKALGVSKEHNYQRFVSQQIHYTLEARDAEYELLPVSIDQGLGVLVWSPLAAGLLSGKHRRNQATPEGTRQFAGWPEPPIRDENRLWNIVDTLVSIAESRGVSAAQVALAWLIGRRTVTSVIIGGRTEAQFKDNLAAADLKLTAEERKRLDDVSVPPLLYPYWHQRNTASDRLSEADLELIAPHLNQ; via the coding sequence ATGGAATATCGTCTGCTTGGCCGTTCCGGCCTGAAGATTTCAACCGTGACCATGGGCACCATGACCTTCGGCGGCGTTGGCTGGGCGAAGGCGACCGGCAGCCAGGATGTGGCCGAAGCCAGCCGCCTCGTCGATCTCTGCCTCGATGCCGGCGTCAACCTGATCGATACCGCCGACGTCTATTCGGCCGGCGCCTCCGAGGAGATCATCGGCGAAGTGCTCGGCGGCAAGCGCAAGAACGGCGTCATGCTCGCCACCAAGGCCCGCTTCCGCATGGGTGACGGCCCGAACGATGTCGGCTCCTCGCGCCAGCACCTGATCGAGGCCTGCGAAGCCAGCCTTCGCCGCATGAAGACCGATGTCATCGACCTCTACCAGCTGCATGAATGGGACGGCCAGACACCGGTCGAAGAAACCATGGAGGCACTCGATACCCTCGTGCGCCAGGGCAAGGTCCGCTATATCGGCTGCTCTAACTTCTCCGGCTGGCACATCATGAAGGCGCTCGGCGTCTCCAAGGAGCATAACTACCAGCGCTTCGTCAGCCAGCAGATCCACTACACGCTGGAAGCCCGGGATGCGGAATATGAGCTGCTGCCCGTGTCGATCGACCAGGGCCTCGGCGTCCTCGTCTGGAGCCCGCTGGCCGCCGGCCTGCTCTCCGGCAAGCACCGCCGCAACCAGGCGACGCCTGAGGGCACCCGCCAGTTCGCCGGCTGGCCCGAGCCGCCGATCCGCGACGAGAACCGTTTGTGGAATATCGTCGATACGCTGGTCTCGATCGCCGAAAGCCGCGGCGTCTCGGCAGCCCAGGTGGCCCTCGCCTGGCTGATCGGCCGCAGGACGGTGACCTCGGTCATCATCGGTGGCCGCACGGAAGCGCAGTTCAAGGACAATCTTGCAGCAGCCGACCTGAAGCTGACGGCCGAAGAGCGCAAGCGCCTCGACGACGTCAGCGTCCCGCCGCTGCTCTATCCCTACTGGCATCAGCGCAACACGGCGAGCGACCGGCTGAGCGAGGCCGATCTCGAACTGATCGCCCCGCACCTGAACCAGTAA
- a CDS encoding ABC transporter substrate-binding protein — MKKKLSALAALIAAGFVSVSAHAGNLVLYTSQPNEDAQATVDGFMAANPDIKVDWVRDGTPKIMAKLQAEIEAGNPVADVLLIADTVTLERLKEAGKLMAYKSPEAANYDAALYDADGYYYSTKLITTGIMYNTSASMKPTSWKDLTKPEAKGLVTMPSPLTSGAALIHAQTLAGVSGLGWDYYKALADNGATAAGGNGAILKAVASGEKAYGMVVDYMPIREKAKGAPVEFVFPEEGVSAVTEPVGILASAKNADAAKKFVDYVLSEKGQEGFLKLGYIPARNGMKLPEGFPARDSIKVLPINAAEALKNTDQDLKTFSGIYGSN; from the coding sequence ATGAAGAAGAAGCTCTCCGCTCTCGCTGCGCTGATCGCGGCCGGTTTCGTCTCCGTTTCCGCCCATGCCGGCAATCTGGTGCTCTATACGAGCCAGCCGAACGAAGACGCACAGGCGACCGTCGACGGCTTCATGGCAGCCAACCCTGATATCAAGGTCGACTGGGTGCGCGACGGCACGCCGAAGATCATGGCCAAGCTGCAGGCCGAGATCGAGGCCGGCAATCCGGTTGCCGACGTCCTGCTGATCGCTGACACCGTGACGCTCGAGCGTCTCAAGGAAGCCGGCAAGCTGATGGCCTACAAGTCGCCGGAAGCCGCCAATTACGATGCGGCGCTCTATGACGCCGACGGCTACTATTATTCGACCAAGCTGATCACCACCGGCATCATGTACAACACCTCGGCATCGATGAAGCCGACAAGCTGGAAGGACCTGACGAAGCCGGAAGCCAAGGGCCTCGTCACCATGCCGAGCCCGCTGACCTCGGGTGCGGCGCTGATCCATGCACAGACGCTGGCCGGCGTTTCCGGTCTCGGCTGGGATTACTACAAGGCGCTCGCCGATAACGGCGCGACCGCTGCCGGCGGCAATGGCGCCATTCTGAAGGCCGTCGCTTCGGGCGAAAAGGCTTACGGCATGGTCGTCGACTACATGCCGATCCGCGAAAAGGCCAAGGGCGCGCCGGTCGAGTTCGTCTTCCCGGAAGAAGGCGTTTCGGCCGTGACCGAGCCGGTCGGCATCCTCGCCAGCGCCAAGAATGCCGATGCTGCGAAGAAGTTCGTCGATTACGTTCTCTCCGAAAAAGGCCAGGAAGGCTTCCTGAAACTCGGCTATATTCCGGCCCGCAACGGCATGAAGCTGCCGGAAGGCTTTCCGGCGCGCGACAGCATCAAGGTGCTGCCGATCAATGCCGCCGAGGCGCTGAAGAATACGGATCAGGATCTGAAGACCTTCTCGGGTATCTACGGGTCGAATTGA
- a CDS encoding iron ABC transporter permease encodes MQGYVRPGNSQPAWLFPFIILVVLVLSVLPLARLAVAGIAALSNGGAGAVLGDPALWSATYYTLVTAVFGTIISLVIGCAFAFLLTLTDIRGKGLISFLFVLPMMIPPQVTALAWVQMSGPSSPLLKALHIAPPLGTPQPLYSVGGIALLYGVQHAPLVYLALRAGLMSLPRDGVEAARLSGASSLRVFRDIIVPLSLPGVIAGAAISFVSCTGNFGIPAILGIPASIYTLPTLIFSKFSAFTSRTFGDVALLSAIIALISVAGLAIQERALRGRDYRVLGLSGATAAFELGGWRHIFTPLLWIVLFFMLAAPFFALVAGALVPAYGVPLTFKTMSFHAFSEILFRQTITRTAFVNSLSLAVGAALCLLVVTVLAAYALSRRRDLLARLVSSAIEIPYSLPGIVIAVSFILVFAAPLPVVNVTLYGTVWIILVAYLSSFFAVSLKPVVSAFHQLDPALEEAARLAGAGFFRRLADIIVPLIAPAAGASVILVFLIACNELTISALLWSAGTQTLGVAIYNLDDSGSSDLASALSVLVVLMVVFMMLLLELMAKRLPKGVVPWRN; translated from the coding sequence ATGCAGGGTTACGTTCGTCCGGGAAACAGCCAGCCTGCCTGGCTGTTTCCCTTTATCATTCTGGTGGTGCTTGTTCTGAGCGTCCTGCCGCTGGCGCGGCTGGCGGTGGCAGGCATCGCTGCGCTGTCGAATGGCGGGGCAGGGGCGGTGCTCGGCGACCCGGCGCTCTGGTCGGCGACCTATTATACGCTGGTGACGGCGGTGTTCGGGACCATCATCTCGCTCGTCATCGGCTGCGCTTTCGCCTTCCTGCTGACGCTGACGGATATCCGCGGCAAGGGGCTGATCAGCTTCCTGTTCGTGCTGCCGATGATGATCCCGCCGCAGGTGACGGCGCTTGCCTGGGTGCAGATGTCAGGGCCATCGAGCCCGCTTCTGAAGGCGCTGCATATCGCGCCGCCGCTCGGAACGCCGCAGCCGCTCTATTCGGTCGGCGGCATCGCGCTGCTCTACGGCGTCCAGCATGCGCCGCTCGTCTATCTCGCATTGAGGGCCGGGCTGATGAGCCTGCCGCGCGATGGCGTCGAGGCGGCCAGGCTTTCCGGCGCTTCCAGCCTGCGGGTGTTTCGCGACATCATCGTGCCGCTATCACTGCCCGGTGTCATCGCGGGTGCGGCGATCTCCTTCGTCTCCTGCACCGGCAATTTCGGCATTCCGGCGATCCTCGGCATTCCGGCCTCGATCTATACGCTGCCGACGCTGATCTTCTCGAAATTCTCGGCCTTCACCAGCCGCACTTTCGGGGACGTGGCGCTGCTCTCGGCGATCATCGCGCTGATCTCGGTCGCGGGTCTCGCCATCCAGGAGCGGGCGCTTCGCGGGCGCGATTACCGGGTGCTTGGGCTCTCCGGGGCGACGGCAGCCTTCGAGCTCGGCGGCTGGCGCCACATTTTCACGCCGCTGCTCTGGATCGTGCTGTTCTTCATGCTGGCGGCGCCGTTCTTCGCGCTGGTCGCGGGCGCGCTGGTTCCGGCATACGGCGTGCCGCTGACCTTCAAGACCATGTCCTTTCACGCTTTCTCGGAAATCCTGTTCCGCCAGACGATCACCCGCACTGCCTTCGTCAATTCGCTGTCGCTGGCGGTGGGTGCTGCCCTGTGTCTCCTGGTGGTGACCGTGCTTGCCGCCTATGCGCTCAGCCGGCGGCGGGATCTCTTGGCGCGGCTGGTTTCGAGCGCGATCGAGATACCCTATTCGCTGCCCGGCATCGTCATTGCCGTATCCTTCATTCTGGTCTTTGCGGCGCCGCTGCCGGTTGTCAACGTCACGCTTTACGGCACGGTCTGGATCATTCTCGTTGCTTATCTCTCGAGCTTCTTCGCCGTCAGCCTGAAGCCCGTCGTCAGCGCCTTCCACCAGTTGGATCCGGCGCTGGAAGAGGCTGCGCGTCTTGCGGGAGCCGGCTTCTTCCGGCGGCTTGCCGATATCATCGTGCCGCTGATCGCGCCTGCTGCCGGCGCCTCCGTCATCCTCGTCTTCCTGATTGCCTGCAACGAGCTGACGATTTCGGCGCTGCTCTGGTCGGCGGGGACGCAGACGCTGGGTGTCGCGATCTACAACCTCGACGACAGCGGCAGTTCGGATCTCGCTTCGGCGCTCTCCGTGCTGGTCGTGCTGATGGTCGTTTTCATGATGCTGCTACTGGAACTGATGGCAAAGCGGCTGCCCAAGGGAGTGGTGCCGTGGCGAAACTGA